One Mauremys mutica isolate MM-2020 ecotype Southern unplaced genomic scaffold, ASM2049712v1 Super-Scaffold_277, whole genome shotgun sequence DNA segment encodes these proteins:
- the EFNB3 gene encoding ephrin-B3 isoform X1, producing the protein MALRTSLLALCMGFLVSWLELWIISAVSLEPIYWNTANKKFQAAGGYVLYPQIGDRLDLICPRSRPPGPFSAEEYEYYKLHLVPGDQARACEILQAPNLLLTCDRPEHDVRFTIKFQEFSPNLWGHEFKSNQDYYIITTSDGTREGLENLKGGACLSKGMKVVLKVGQHPGTGSKSQKSRPETPPEKERGTLGGADAGKESGAGTGNATGPAGGANGPLPQPNVPAVAGAAGGAAFVALLAAGVTGAVCWRRRRAKPSDTHLPPLSLGGLASPKRGGAGGAGNNNGSEPSDIIVPLRTSDGAFCPHYEKVSGDYGHPVYIVQEMPPQSPANIYYKV; encoded by the exons ATGGCATTGAGGACTTCATTGCTTGCCCTCTGTATGGGGTTCCTGGTTTCCTGGCTGGAACTGTGGATTATATCAGCTGTTAGCCTGGAGCCAATATACTGGAACACAGCGAATAAAAA GTTCCAGGCGGCGGGCGGCTACGTCCTGTACCCGCAGATCGGCGACCGGCTGGACCTGATCTGCCCGCGGTCCCGGCCCCCGGGCCCCTTCTCGGCGGAGGAGTACGAGTATTATAAGCTGCACCTGGTGCCGGGCGATCAGGCCCGGGCGTGCGAGATCCTGCAGGCCCCCAACCTGCTGCTGACGTGCGACCGGCCCGAGCACGACGTGCGATTCACCATCAAGTTCCAGGAGTTCAGCCCCAACCTGTGGGGCCACGAATTCAAGAGCAACCAGGACTACTACATCATCA CCACGTCGGACGGCaccagggaggggctggagaacCTGAAGGGCGGCGCCTGCCTCTCGAAGGGGATGAAAGTCGTCTTGAAAGTGGGGCAGC ATCCCGGCACGGGCTCCAAGTCCCAGAAATCGAGGCCGGAGACGCCGCCCGAGAAGGAGCGCGGGACGCTGGGCGGGGCAGACGctggcaaggaaagcggagcgg gcacTGGGAACGCCACCGGCCCGGCCGGGGGCGCGAacgggcccctgccccagcccaacgTGCCCGCGGTGGCCGGGGCGGCGGGGGGCGCCGCCTTCGTGGCCCTGCTGGCGGCGGGCGTGACGGGGGCCGTGTGCTGGCGCCGGCGCCGGGCCAAGCCGAGCGACACCCACCTGCCGCCCCTCTCGCTCGGCGGCCTGGCCAGCCCCAagcggggcggggccggcgggGCCGGGAACAACAACGGGTCGGAGCCCAGCGACATCATCGTCCCGCTCCGGACGTCGGACGGGGCCTTCTGCCCCCACTACGAGAAAGTGAGCGGGGACTACGGGCACCCCGTCTACATCGTCCAGGAgatgcccccccagagccccgccaACATCTACTACAAGGTgtga
- the EFNB3 gene encoding ephrin-B3 isoform X2: MALRTSLLALCMGFLVSWLELWIISAVSLEPIYWNTANKKFQAAGGYVLYPQIGDRLDLICPRSRPPGPFSAEEYEYYKLHLVPGDQARACEILQAPNLLLTCDRPEHDVRFTIKFQEFSPNLWGHEFKSNQDYYIINPGTGSKSQKSRPETPPEKERGTLGGADAGKESGAGTGNATGPAGGANGPLPQPNVPAVAGAAGGAAFVALLAAGVTGAVCWRRRRAKPSDTHLPPLSLGGLASPKRGGAGGAGNNNGSEPSDIIVPLRTSDGAFCPHYEKVSGDYGHPVYIVQEMPPQSPANIYYKV, translated from the exons ATGGCATTGAGGACTTCATTGCTTGCCCTCTGTATGGGGTTCCTGGTTTCCTGGCTGGAACTGTGGATTATATCAGCTGTTAGCCTGGAGCCAATATACTGGAACACAGCGAATAAAAA GTTCCAGGCGGCGGGCGGCTACGTCCTGTACCCGCAGATCGGCGACCGGCTGGACCTGATCTGCCCGCGGTCCCGGCCCCCGGGCCCCTTCTCGGCGGAGGAGTACGAGTATTATAAGCTGCACCTGGTGCCGGGCGATCAGGCCCGGGCGTGCGAGATCCTGCAGGCCCCCAACCTGCTGCTGACGTGCGACCGGCCCGAGCACGACGTGCGATTCACCATCAAGTTCCAGGAGTTCAGCCCCAACCTGTGGGGCCACGAATTCAAGAGCAACCAGGACTACTACATCATCA ATCCCGGCACGGGCTCCAAGTCCCAGAAATCGAGGCCGGAGACGCCGCCCGAGAAGGAGCGCGGGACGCTGGGCGGGGCAGACGctggcaaggaaagcggagcgg gcacTGGGAACGCCACCGGCCCGGCCGGGGGCGCGAacgggcccctgccccagcccaacgTGCCCGCGGTGGCCGGGGCGGCGGGGGGCGCCGCCTTCGTGGCCCTGCTGGCGGCGGGCGTGACGGGGGCCGTGTGCTGGCGCCGGCGCCGGGCCAAGCCGAGCGACACCCACCTGCCGCCCCTCTCGCTCGGCGGCCTGGCCAGCCCCAagcggggcggggccggcgggGCCGGGAACAACAACGGGTCGGAGCCCAGCGACATCATCGTCCCGCTCCGGACGTCGGACGGGGCCTTCTGCCCCCACTACGAGAAAGTGAGCGGGGACTACGGGCACCCCGTCTACATCGTCCAGGAgatgcccccccagagccccgccaACATCTACTACAAGGTgtga